A window of Amaranthus tricolor cultivar Red isolate AtriRed21 chromosome 8, ASM2621246v1, whole genome shotgun sequence genomic DNA:
ATCCTTTACAATGATTGAATCAATTATTTATAGAGCTAGGAATGAAGAGTAGGCTAATTACGTGAGTGCCTAACGGTTATTAACGGCTAATTACACGTGTACATAAAGAACTTAAAACAAACAGAAACTATGCAACAGCTCTTGGTCATTCTGTCAACTGGACGACCTTGTGCTCTGTATTCAGTCCACCTCCGGTGTCCGGGTCACGTCTGGGCGGGCTTGCCAAGATGGCCTGGTCAGTGGTCAGAAGCTGCTGTATGATTTGGCTTGCTGTCCAGGTTGACTGTGCGACCTTTGCCTCGATTTCCCACGTGCTTCCAATGATTATGAGTAGGGCCCTTGGACCCTGGTGGTTAGGTTTCAGTGTGGAGATTCCAAATATGCCCTCCACCTCATCCCATGGGCTTAGGGTTCGTCTATACAGGCCCGCCAAGGTGGTCTTGTCAGTGGGGTTGGTCATGGGCTGCTGATGGTCAGAATGCTTCTGATCTTGGGCTGCTGTTGGTTTCTTTGGGTTGTTTCTTGAGTCTTGGCCTTCCTTAATTAGTTCACCCTTTGTTGGCATGTCTTGGATTGAACTtgaatcatcaagactcaatGTTGAAGGTCTTAGTACAGAACCATGTGCATTATCCTCAAAATCAGAACCAACAACATTGCTTTTGTTGTTGTGGTTCTTGCTGTTGTTGTTGTCTATGGGTTTCCTTGGGTTATCCTTATATGAGCCTAGCTGACTTGGCTCAATCCCCCTTtcttgaaaaagaattgtcctcaattccaAGTCCATGTGGGAAGGTGAAACATCATAGCTGCTGGCTGCATCGACAGTGCATGCATTTGCTTCTGTCTGAACCTGAGCATGTGTGTGCTGAGCTGTGGCTAATTGCTTCCTTGTGTTCCATGCACTTTTGTCCTGCACAAGTAAATAAACTAAGGTAGTAGTATTCCAACGATTAAGGTCATACATGCATGCAAATGGGAAATATTCAGAATGCAGATGAGGATATCCATTATGTGCAAATCCTTCATGAGTTAATTTGTTGTTCTCATCTCTGGTATTTTGCTTTATTAGTGTCTTGAAGGCATTCCTCCATGTCTCATATGGTACTTTGTTTTGATTGTGCGCTTGAGGGTAGTATGCAACACTGAATATCAACTTTGTGCTCATTATAATCCAAAAACTAGGCAAAAACATGCTAGAGAGCTTGGAGTCCATGCCTTGAGGTATTTTATGTAGTTTGATGGCCTTATAGAAGGTTAGCTTGGTTATGTGTCTAACACTATCATCCTTGGCATCACACTCCTTCCTTCCTAATAAATGCGTAGCTGTTTGCTTGGTCTTGGTAGGAGGTATGGCTTTGTGAGGTGGTAGTGGTATTAACTCCTTAACCTTACCCTCATGCCTTAGTGAATAGACATTGGTGAAACCATTGTGAATAGTTTTCCTATCATGTTGCCATGGTCTCCCAAGCAACACATGACAAGCGTCCATGGCTAAAACATCACAAAGCACTTGGTCATTATATGTGCCTATGCTAAAATTCACCAAGCATTGTTTACTAACCGCATTCTTTGTGTTATCATCTAACCACCTTAATTTGTAAGGTCGAGGGTGAGGTGTAGTGGACAATCCTAAAGTCTTGATTAACTCTTTACTCACGCAATTGGAttcacttcctccatcaatgatcaAATCACATAGTTTGTTCCCGATCTTacattttgtttgaaaaatgttttcTCTTTGGTCTAAATTCTTGACCTGTGGGACCATGTGAAGGTTTCTCCTAATCAACAAATTGTGAAGCTCCTCCTCGGGGTAAATATGCTCTATGTCTCCCTCCCCTTCACTATCCTCCGTGGTGCTATCCATCATTTTCTCCATGAACCCCAAACTATTAACTCTAAAAGATCCCTCATACTCATCCTCAGGTGTTGGAGGTAATTTCACTTCCTCTCTTCCTTCCATATGCACTAACATAGCTCTTGTTCCCTTCCTACTATGGATCTCATTCCATTCTCTTTGTGTAAAGGCTCGTGCGTTGGGGCAATTCCTTTTGTAATGGCCATGTCCGTGACATTTAAAACACATAACATCCTTAGGGTGCATCTCTTTTTCCTTGGTAGTAAGCTCTCTCTCTGTGTGGAAGACAGTAGGTGTGGCATGCTAATAAGGTTGCTGTGTACTATGGCTAGCAGAAGATCTATGTTGCTGTGTTCCTTTATATTCAGAGAACTGCTGTGTAGGTTGCTTATAGGTACTGGTTTCCTTGCTTCTGTTAAGGGTGTGTGTAGGTTGTGCAGCTCTCCTCCTTGCTGATTTTTCTAGTATTAATGCACTGTTACATGCCCCTTCATAAGTCAAGTTCTGCAGCACCTCAACTTTCTCCTTTAATTCTTCCCTCAACCCACTTAAGAACCTCCCAATTTTCATTTCTTCGGGTTCATTTATCTCACACAAAACAGTTAGCCTCTCCCCTTCTTGAATATACTCAGCTACTGACCTAGAACCTTGCCTCAAATTACTCCAACTTGTATATAGCTACTGTCTGTAGTTGTTGGGAATGTATTTCCTCCTAAGGTGCTTCTTAAGCTTGTCCCAAGTGTTGATCTTAGGTCTATACTCACGTGTTCTTTGCCTTTGAATTCCTTCAAGCCAAGTTGCTGCTAACTTGGTTAGCTTCACTTTAGCTATTTTGTATTGGTGATCTGGGTGTATCTCCTTATATTCAAAGTAGCGTTCCACCCCCTTTTCCCATTCTACGTATATCTCAGGGCCATGTGAAGTACCATCAAACTCATACACATCAACTCTCATGGATTTATCTTCCCTTGCAGCCTCAATGTTAAGGTCTTGGTGTGGGTGCTGTGGTTGCTGTCGGTATTGTGGGGTTGTGTTCTTAAGCTCATTAACAGTCAAACTCAATTGGGTGACCATATTGACTAATGCGTCAAATTTCTTTTCCATATTCATGATGATCTATATGAtgcaaacacacacacaaaggTATACAGAGGAAGAAAATGAATGCAACAAACTGTTCTGTTCAACACAGCAACTTCTGTATTCTGAATCTTGTATACAAATTATCTTTAAATGAAATAGTAGCTATCACCTTGCACTTATAATGAATTTGTTGATTTGAATTCTTATTTAACTATGTATTAAAGCCAAATATGCAAAGAATAAGGAATAAATGCAACAATTTGCCTTATTTAACTATTtaacaatcaaattcaattcaaatGCTTCGAATTATATCTAGGTACattaattcatgaagtaattaaacaaaaggaagaaaaacaaCCGAAATTTGTAGAGATTTGCCACTGAAATCAAACACGAACAGAAAAAGCGCCCTAATCTCTGAATTCTTGATTCCTCTGATTGTTCAAGCAAAGAATTCGTCTTCACCAATGAATGAGGATGAAATTCAAGCCCTACACGTCCttgctctaataccaattgatCCAAACACGCAATGAAAACGTATGAGAATGGATTGAACACGGAGATATATTGAGGATATTCCAAGACTAACAAGCAGCTTCTTGATAAGAGCTGGACTGCCAGGCCTCTTTTCAAGACAACCCCGATGaattcctttgattaatcaatGGAATGATCGAATTTCTTGGATAGAATGACGTGCaatcttgaagactgatcaaggaGTTGCACAATAACGAAGGGTAGACTGACCCTtggtaacccaattgcaagcaattgaagagtaaattcaaacacttgaaattttctgaaatttggaattttattcaacaatcaacatCCTTTACAATGATTGAATCAATTATTTATAGAGCTAGGAATGAAGAGTAGGCTAATTACATGAGTGCCTAACGGTTATTAACGGCTAATTACACGTGTACATAAAGAACTTAAAACAAACAGAAACTATGCAACAGCTCTTGGTCATTCTGTCAACTGGACGACCTTGTGCTCTGTATTCAGTCCACCTCCGGTGACTTCCAGGAGGGCTCTTGGGTCATGGTAGTTAGACCCATGTGCAGAGATTCCAACCCTACCCTCCACGTCATCCAATGGGTCCGGGTCACGTCTGGGCGGGCTTGCCAAGATGGCCTGGTCAGTGTCCTTAGCTTGCCAATGTACTTTCCCCTTTCCCCAAGTCTATATATAGGCGTCTCTAGCATTGTAAATAACAAGTTTCAAGTTGAATAAAATTCAGAATTTCAGAATCATTGGATTGTTTCCTTTGCTTCTtccttgaatgtgtatgtacattcaaaagggtcttgagtagtgcaagatcttCAACCTACTATAgctgagagtagtccttggctatacttaggggattgttggccttggagggttaaactcctagtctttcaatcCAAGATTCACCCTACAAACTTGTTCTGTTTGTGTGAATCATATCCTTGTTTCATGTGTGTTTTGGGTGTGTTTGGCTATCATAATACGTGGGATTGAAGGTTGGCTTAGTTCTCTACATTGCATTGAGGAATTCCAACCCAAACACGCAtcaatttggtatcagagctattGGTTACGGTGgccggaaaatcaagaaaagccTTGTTCATCCTGTTTGTGATTTTGCAATCTGTCTGGTGAGATTTTTATGCATATCTTTTTGTAGATGTAGAATTTCATCAAATCCTCTTGGAGTAATCAAGGTTAGTGTCTTAACTTTGAGTTCTTGAAAGAAAAATTGGATTTcacgttgtgtgcaaaatttggtGCAAGTGTTTGCACAAACTACAGAAACTGAATCTTGAAAATTCAAGATTCTGATCTGTGGAGCATTGGTGATATTTCTGTcctttttgttataattttacattttgATCAGTTAGAATAAAGGTTTTCAATCACATTTCATTTGATATTACGTGCAAATTGGTTTTTGTTAAGCCTATGCATTGCATAATAGCCACAAGTCAGAATACTGAAAAATATATTCTGTTTTGAATAAGTgctttgctgattttttttgtttttgtttcttttctttACTGCATTTGTTGTCTTCATTAGTCAGATAAGTAGGAATTTATATTAGCATTTCGTTTAAGACTCAAGTGCAAAGTTATATTCTGCTATTGTGTGCACAGAAGACAGATTCTTAAGAAtctgatttttctgattttctgtGCATTGATTAACCTTGTAGTGATCTTGATGATtcattgttgttttcttttcttgctgcatattttgaattttttttaattaggtaGGATAGGGCCTTACATGAGCATTGCATTTAATCATAAGTACAAGTTGATTTTGCTGTTGTGTGTGCACAGAATACAGATTCCAAAGAATCTGATTTGCTGATTTTTCTAATTTGCTTGTATTGTTGCATTCTTTTCTTTCTTGTACATTTGTGTATCATTTTGTTTTGCATCGATCATCATGAATGAGGAGGATAGGAGGTGGTTCCTTCAAGAGACCCTAGCTGCTATAGACCACAAATTTGCTGAACTTGGCATGATGAACCAAAACAGAAATCATCAAAACAGAACCACTGAGGAAGGAAGCTTGAGGGTAGACTTAGCTGCGTTTAGTGGCCAATCCTTAAAACCCGAGGATTACTTGAAATGGGAGGCTAGGTTGGAGAGTTTCTTTGAGATCAAAGAAACCCATGAAGGACAGCAATACAAACTAGCCAAAAGCAAGCTAACCAAGCTAGCTGCTCTATGGCTTGAGAGAGTGCAAGGGCAAAGAAGGAGGGAGAACAAGGGAAAGATTAACACGTGGGCTAAACTGAAGAAACACCTCAGAATGAAATACGTGCCCTTGTACTATAGACAACTACCAAATCGTACACCCCTACCCCCACGCAAGACCATGACtactcctacaaaacaaaacaaagcaagGTATGAGCTGACCAAACGTGACTGTCATAAGGGAGTTCAGAATGGAAGAGGATCTAGGCATTTGATTATGAAACAAACTAATGAGGAACAAGACCAACAGCACaacaaagcattaaaaaaaCTAGAAGGCAAAACTGTAGACATTGAGTTGACTAAGCCTACGACTGTTGATGATATTGAAATGAATAAATTGCGTTTGAAAGATCCATCTGCATActataatgaaaatgattttcaattcatgtaCGACAAGGAAACAAGCTATGTTCTGAATCACAGTGAATACCACAAAGAAATTCAGAATGGGGAAGAATTTGTGCATATGTTCACTAAGGAGATTAGTGAGAACCAAGTCCAACAGCAACCCAAAACTTGGAAATCAGTAGGAGATGGAGCATTAGGCACTGACTTGATTAAATGTATACCTACTGCTGATGTTGAACTAAATAAGGAGGACCTGCCCACCACAAGGATTAGTGAGGATCAAGCTAAACAGCAAATCAAAGCCTTGAATTCAGTAGAAGATGAAGCACTAAACACTGAGCTGATTAAAACCATACATATTGATGATATTGAATTAAACAACCTGCAATTGCAAGCTTCATCTACATGCTGTGAGATGAATGGCTTTTATTTCATAGAAGATGTGATTACTAACTTTTCTTATGATTGTAGGTACCATACAAATATTGAACGAAGGACTGAAAGGCTGCTACAAACACAAGAGGAACTCAGACATGAGGAGCTGCAGGAAGGACCTTTGACATGGAAGCATGTGCACTTGCTGAGTAACCATGAAGTCTCAACAGCCTCTACCTTTGATAACACAAGAAACCATGAGGGCAacgcagaattgaggacaattctttttgaagaaggAGGGAATGATCCAAATATGGATCATGAGGACAACCCACAAGCCAAGACAAACCAAGGAGGAGGAGACATGGTTAGGCAACCTACTGATTTGATGCTCATTGACTTACCTACTGTCCTTGCTGAACATATTGACTTGGACGTGACAATTGAGGAAGGCCAATCCCAAGCTAGACCAAGCATGAACATGGAATCAAGGCAAGAGCAAGAAGTAACAAAGGAAAGCCTCACAATAACACGCAAGCAAAACAGAAGGCTGCTTCAAAGCCCACAAACAACAGAACCAGCAGCACGTCATGTCATCTgccagaccaccttgcaaggTCTAGAACGTTCAGCCTATTGTGTGTTTGAGCATGGGAACTTGGAGAATAGCATCTCTAGACATGGAATATTAAGCCAAGATTTAGAGCTAGCATGGAGAACCCTCACAGAGCCCACAAGACCAGCTCCAAGGTCACGTGTTCGCCAGCTGTTTGATAGTGGCTGATTTCAGAACACCAACCTTATGATCAGCTGACCTTGTTAGACATGGCTAGATCGTATCTTCCAAGCATTTGGGcctccaagggtagaaatggaatctttgtaCTAGAAACTTGCCACCTCGAATAATCATGGCCATCAACAATCATTTTAAGAGCACAAGAAGATACGTGGAAGGTCACCTGCTCATTAGATTGTCAGAATGTTTCTGTTTAGCAAGTTCTCTTGTTTTaatgtgcacatgttttgcacgtgCCTTTTAATGGCCGTTATAATTAGTTATACGTGTCCTTAGCTTGCCAATGTACTTTCCCCTTTCCCCAAGTCTATATATAGGCGTCTCTAGCATTGTAAATAACAAGTTTCAAGTTGAATAAAATTCAGAATTTCAGAATCATTGGATTGTTTCCTTTGCTTCTtccttgaatgtgtatgtacattcaaaagggtcttgagtagtgcaagatcttCAACCTACTATAgctgagagtagtccttggctatacttaggggattgttggccttggagggttaaactcctagtctttcaatcCAAGATTCACCCTACAAACTTGTTCTGTTTGTGTGAATCATATCCTTGTTTCATGTGTGTTTTGGGTGTGTTTGGCTATCATAATACGTGGGATTGAAGGTTGGCTTAGTTCTTTACATTGCATTGAGGAATTCCAACCCAAACACGCATCAAATTGTGAGCTCTTCATAATTGAATCAATCCCTCCTTCTTTAaacagaattgtcctcaattctgcgtTGCCTTCATGCTTTCTTATGTTATCAAAGGTGGAAGCTGTTGAGATTTCGTGGCTACTCAGTTTGTTCACATGCTTCCTTATGAAGGTTCCTTTTTGCAGCTCCTCATACTTGATGTCATCTTCTCCTTTGGCACTGCACTTCTCCTCTTCTACCACGATATGCTTTTCGAGTTCGTTTTGTGGTTGCAGCACCCTTACAGTCCCTTGTTCATCATCTATATAGTACCTGCAAACAGGATCAATGTCAATGATAGTGTCATCCATGAAATAAAAGCCACTCATTTCACAGCATGTAGATGAATCTTGTAAATGCAGTTTGTTTGattcaacatcatcaatatgtATAGTTTTGTTCAGCTCAGTGCCTAATGCTTCATCCGCTGGTGAATTCAATGTCTCGGTTTGTTGTTTGACATGATCACAGTATGTAGGTGAGTTTTCCAtatgtaatttatttaattcattatCATCTTTAGCCAAGGGTTTAATCAACTCACAATCTAATGCCTTATCTTCTAATGATGTCAAGGCTTTGGTTTGTAGTTGGTGATCCAAACACGCAATGAAAACGTATGGGAATGGATTGAAAACGGAGATATATTgaggatattccaagactgaACACAGTGCCTTGACAAGAGGTGGACTGCCAAGCCCCTTTTCAACGCAACAATGATGaattcctttgattaatcaatggaattatcaatgttcttggatagaATGACGTGCAATCTTAAAGACTGATCAAGGAGTTGCACAATCACGAAGGGTAGACTGACCCTtggtaacccaattgcaagcaactGAAGAGAaaattcaaacacttgaaattttctgaaatttggaaTTTTATTCAACAATCAACGTCCATTACAATGCATGAAtcaactatatatagagctaggAATGAGAGGTAGGCTATTTACATGGATGCCTAACGGTTATTAACGGTCATATCTACACACGTGCCTATACACACGCTTAAGAAGTTTAAAACAGAATACTCAAGACTGTGCAGTAGCTGTTGGCTTGATCTGTTGACTAAGCGACCTTGTGCTCTGATTTCAATGCCTTTCCGTTGACTTTCAAGAGGGCTCTTGGACCATGGTGGCTAGACCCTTGTGCAAAGATTCCAACCCTACCCTCCACGTCAGCATACGGGTTCAGGTCGTGTCTGGATGGGCTTGCCAAGCTGGCCTGGTCAGTGGTCAGAAGCTGTTGCATGTTGACTGTGTGACCTTTGCCTCACTTTTCCACATGCTTCCAATGATCATGCGTAGGACCTTTGGACCATGGTGGCTAGGTTCCAGTGTGGAGATTCCAATTATGTCCTTCACGTCATCAAATGGGCTTAGGGTTCGTCTGGGTAGGCCCGCCAAGTTGGCCTGGTCAATGGAATTGGTCAGAGGATGCTGATGTCTCTGATCTTGGGTTGCTGCAGGTCTTCTGTATTCATTTGATGCTTCAAACTCTTGGCCTTTTTTTCCCATAATTAGTTCATGATCTtccttattattttgatttatcttgATCTCCTTGTCATGTGTAGATAATGGCCTAATGTGCATAAAATCAGAAGCTATACAAACTCCATAAAAATTAACATGGTGGTGTTTGttgctcttgttgttgttgaatTCCATTCTTCTTGGGTTGCTTCTTGAGTCTTTGCTGCTATCTCCATTTGAGCCTAGCTGATATGGTTCAATCCCCCCTTCTTGAAAAAGAATTTTCCTCAATTCTAAGTTCGTGTGGTAGGGTGAAACATCATGGTTGTTGGCTGCATCAACAGAGTAGGTCTTTGCTACTGTTTGCACCTGAGCAGCGGTGTGTGGAACTATGCTTGTTGGCTTCCTGGTGTTCCATACACCTTTGTCCTGTAAAAGTAAATAGACTAAGGTAGTAGCATTCCAAGGATTAAGGTCATACATGCATGCAAATGAGAAATGTTCAGAATGGAGATGAGGATTTCCATTATGTGCAATTTCAGAGTGGGCTAAATTTTCACTCCAATCCTTGTTGTTCTCCTCAACTAAGTTCTTTAAGATATGCCCCAAGGTCTTATTGGTCACTCTCCTTTTATCATCCAGTTGAGGGTACCATGCAACATTGAATATTAATTTTGTGCTCAACATAGTGCAGAAATGACTCAGACGAATGTTAGGGGTGATGCGTGTTTGGGTTGGAAATCCTCAATGCAATGTGAAGATCTAAGCCAGCCTTCAATTCCACGTAATGTGATAGCCAAACAAACCCAAAACACACATGAAACAGTGATATGATTCACACAAACAGAACAAGTTTGTAGGGTGAATCTTGAATTGAGAGACTAGGATTTTAACCCTCCAAGGCCAACAATCCCCTTAATCcaaccaaggactactctcagttGCAAAAGGTGATGATCTTGCACTACTAAAGATCGTTGAATGTTCATACACATTCAAGGAGAAAACAAAGGATCAAAATCCAATGAattaattttctgaaatttcaaACTTAAACTTGTTTATTACAAGGCTAATGCCATATATTTATAGACTTATGGGACGAGGGAAATATAATAAGAAGGCTAATGACACATCCAACTAATTATAACGGTCATAAAGGGACACGTGTACATCATGAGTttatttaaaagaatgaaaaaacaaaGTAACTCAGCATTCTGATTTCTGAAGAGACTTGTTGACCAGGCGACCTTCGCTTTACTTTCTTGTGCTCTTTAAaaggttgataatggtcactaagagtcttggtagcaagttcctagtgtagagattccatttctacctttggtggcacaagataccatgaaacacgatcGGGCCAAAACATGCTAGGTCAGCTGGTCAGAACAATTCTGAAATGCTGATTTGTTCTGTTCTGGCACACCTTGCGACTGGCTGACCTTCACAGCTGATTTCGGTGGCTTCTCTATGATGTATAGCAACGttcttgggccaaggcatgaaggtccatgtaccaagattccatttttaTCTTCCATGGCCTCTGAGTCCCTCCTGGTTGGTCTAGGCAAAGACTGCAAGGTCAGCTGCTTGACAGTTGACGTCTGATTCTGCTGTGTGGTCTGTGTGGTCGTTTTGAGTTCTGAATTCTCTTCTTCTGTTCTTGGATTAGTGTTCATGCTTGAGTTTGATTCCATGAATTTCTCTTCATCCATGTTGCTTATGTGAATCATCATTGAACCATCCCAATATGGTTCATTCCCCCCTTCTTTAGaaggaattgccctcaattcagCATCCCCTAAGTAAGGAGCTAAGTCCCCTGCGTTGAAGGTAAGAGGTATGTCAAATCCTtctgttattttcaatttcattgaGTTGTCcccatatttaataattatctgAAATGGTCCAATAGCCTTGGTTATTAACTTATTCCTCCTGAAGTGAGGAAACCTTCTTTGCTTGAGTAGAATCCATGCAAATTCACCAAGCTGCATCAGTTTGTTCTGTTTTGCTTCTCTGTTCGCTCTGTGCTGGTGtcttgcttttgttttcttcaacttcttatGCACTGGTTTGTGGTTTTTCCGGAGATACTCAGCATGCTCATGAACATTAGTGTTATATCTGTATAAAACAAGGAGATCAATTAGTGATGAAGCAGGAGAAACAACTGAAAAATTCTTACTTATAGGCTTATCTTCCTTAGTGCTCACTATCCAACATTGACCTGCTGCCTTCTGCTCTTTCTCTTAGTTTTTCCTCATTATTAAGTGTATAGGTTGATTGGTTTTGGGAGGAGGTACAGATTTCTTCCCCTTAAGGGTGGTGTGTAGACTTTTCCTAATCACAACAGCCCTATGTTCTTCCTCAGGGTATATGCGCtctttctgattctgaatcaGAAATATAAGGTGCTATCTCCCCTGATTCCTTCTGTATGTAGGTGCCATCAGGGTCATTGTCATTAGTAATGGTGCCCATCTCTTCCTCCCTACCATTGATGCTAACAAGGATGGTCTTAGGCCTCTCCTTGCTCTTAATTTCATCCCACTCAAGTAGGGTGAAGGATCTATTGTTAGGACAATCTACTTTGGAATGACCATGACCATGACACTTATAACAAACAACATCTTTGATTGGTGTGACACTCTTAGACTCAATGCTACTGGTCTTGGTGGAGGAACTAGTGTTCAAGTGCTGCTGATTGCTACTATGCACAGATGGTTCATTAATTTGTGTAGCTCTTTTCTTGGAATATTGCTCTAACATCAGTGCATGTTCACTATCTTGGGTGACTGTGTTCCATTGCATAGAGAGTTTCTGTGTGTAATTGCTAGGCACATACTTcctcctcatctttttcttaaGTTTCTCCCAAGATTTCAGCTTCTCTTTCCCTTCCCTCAACCTCTGCCTTTGAACTTTCTCGAACCATGTGGCAGCTAGTTTTGTGAGTTTTACTTTGGCCATTTTGAATTGCTTGTCTAAGGGTGTGTCCCTACACTCAAAGAAGTTATCAAGGCTGGTCTCCCAATCAATATAGTCCTCAGGTTTAAGAAATTGGCCACTAAACTCAGCTACATCTACCCTCAAACTCATATCCTCTTGTGTTCTGTTTTGAGGAGTCCTATCTTGGTTCATTAAGGTAAATTCAGCAAACTTATGGTCTATGGCGGCTAATGCTTCCTGAATGAACAATCTCTTATCCTCCTCGTTCATGATGCTCTATATGAATGAAAGCAAACACGGATGTACAGAGAAAGAAAAGAATGCAACAATACAAGCAAATCAGAAAAAAATCAGATTCCTATGAATCTGTATACTGTGCACACAACAGCAAAAAATCAATTTGTACTTTGAATTAAATGAAATTCTAATGCAAATCCCTATTTTATCTGATTATTTAAGACagaaaataagaaagaaaaggaataaCTACTATGAACAGCAAAATCACTTGATCACAGAAGATCAGTTTCTAAGGATTCTGACTTTTGTGATTACAATGCAATGCATAGCCCTAACAAAAATCAATTTGCACGTAATATAAAGTGAGATGTGATTGCAAACCTTTATTTCTTCTAATTAAAACGTTAAGATATGAAGAAAAGATCAGAAATACCATTTATGAACCACATATCAGAATCTTGAATTTTCAAGATGCTGTTTCTGCAGTTTGTGCAAACACTTGCgccaaattttgcacacaacgtgAAATCCAATTTTTCTTTCAAGAACTCAAAGTTAAGACACTAACCTTGATTTCTCTAAAAGGATTTGATGAAATTCTACGTCTACAAAAAGATATGCATAAATTTCTCACCAGACAGACTGTAAAATCACAAACAGGATGAACAAggcttttcttgattttccggcAACCGTAACCaaatgctctgataccaaattgaTGCGTGTTTGGGTTGGAAATCCTCAATGCAATGTGAAGATCTAATCCAGCCTTCAATTCCACGTAATGTGATAGCCAAACAAACCCAAAACACACATGAAACAGTGATATGATTCACACAAACAGAAAAGTTTGTAGGGTGAATCTTgaattgaaagactaggagtttaaccctccaaggccaacaatccccttaatacaaccaaggactactctcagttgcaaaaggtgatgatcttgcactactcaagatcgTTGAATGTTCATACACATTCAAGGAGAAAACAAAGGATCAAAATCCAATGAattaattttctgaaatttcaaACTTAAACTTGTTTATTACAAGGCTAATGCCATCTATTTATAGACTTATGGGACGAGGGAAATACAATAAGAAGGCTAATGACACGTCCAACTAATTATAACGGTCATAAAGGGACACGT
This region includes:
- the LOC130821241 gene encoding uncharacterized protein LOC130821241, with translation MLSTKLIFNVAWYPQLDDKRRVTNKTLGHILKNLVEENNKDWSENLAHSEIAHNGNPHLHSEHFSFACMYDLNPWNATTLVYLLLQDKGVWNTRKPTSIVPHTAAQVQTVAKTYSVDAANNHDVSPYHTNLELRKILFQEGGIEPYQLGSNGDSSKDSRSNPRRMEFNNNKSNKHHHVNFYGVCIASDFMHIRPLSTHDKEIKINQNNKEDHELIMGKKGQEFEASNEYRRPAATQDQRHQHPLTNSIDQANLAGLPRRTLSPFDDVKDIIGISTLEPSHHGPKVLRMIIGSMWKSEAKVTQSTCNSF